In Rhodopirellula sp. P2, the DNA window GGTTTTCCCGATCGGGTGGGTCCCAAAGTGGAAAATGCTGGCCGCCAAAACCGCGTCGGCTTTGCCATCGCGAATGGCTTCGACGAGGTGATCTGGGTGTCCAGCACCGCCGCTGGCGACAACGGGGATCCGGACCGCTTCGCTGACCGCCCGGGTGATCGGAATGTCATAGCCATCGCAGGTTCCGTCGGCGTCCATGCTGGTCAGCACGATCTCGCCGGCTCCCAGCTCCTCGACTCGTTTGGCCCACTCGACCGCTTGCAGTCCGGTCGGTTTTCGGCCGCCATTGATGTGCACCTCCCAAAACTCCTCGCCGTCTTTCTGGACTCGTTTGGGATCGATGTTGACCACGATGCACTGACGCCCGAATCGATCCGCGGCCTGACGGATGAAATCGGGGTTGGTCACGGCCGCCGAATTGATCGAAACCTTGTCGCAACCGGCTGACAGCAACGCTCGCACGTCCTCGACCGTTCGCACTCCGCCGCCAACGGTCAGTGGCATGAAGACCTGTTCCGCCGTGCGACGAACGACATCCAACAGGATCGCTCGTTCTTCGTGGCTGGCCGTGATGTCCAAGAACACCAGTTCATCGGCGCCTTCGGCTTCGTACCGCCGAGCCACTTCGACAGGATCGCCAGCGTCGCGCAGGTTCACGAAGTTGGTGCCTTTGACGACGCGTCCGCCATGGACATCGAGGCAGGGAATGACGCGAGCGGAAAGCATGGGGAATCCAGTGGAAATGGCGGACGAGCGAGTGGCTTGTCAAAGCCTCATTTGAGGGTAGCGAAACTCGTCAAGAGTTTTGACTTGCATGACGAAATCCCGAAAGTCTTGACGACTTCCGCTACGGTGATGCTCCTCAACTTTGGTGCTGACGAGGTGCTTACTAACGTACCCAATCGGATTTCAAAAACGCAAGGATGCCAGTCCGACCGATCGGACTACTCCGCCTGGACCTTGAAACGCAGGTCCAGAATCTTGGCTTGCGGGTGTTCCTTGGCCAGCTTTTTCAGAATGCGGCGTTTTTGGAACGTCAGCTCCTGCATCACCACACTGTCGACCGCATAGATCATCAGCACGCCGCGTTGCAGTTTGCCCACTCGAAACGAAGAAGCGATCGAGGCATCGACGGCGGATTTGATCGTTCCCGTCAAAGCCGACTCGGCCCCCACAGACGCGTAGCCCCGGCGGCTCATCAATTGCGAAACCAAGCTGCCGATTTTTCGCGGCCCGCTGGGTTTCTCTTCGACCAGTTTGGGAGGTCGTCGTTTCGGCGAACTCGCACCGCGACCGGATTCACCGCCGGATGACTGGGGCGGCTGTCCCATGGCGATCACCGATCACGAGCCATCGGCATGATGACGTAAGCGTATCCATCGTCGGTCTGCATCAGGGCGGGGGACTTCGCCGATTCAATTTCCATCACCACGGTCGACTCGTTGTCCATCACTTTGCAGAAATCGGCCAGGTAGCGATGGTCCATCGTCAACGTGATCGGCTCGCCGTCGTAGGCGATCGGCAGCTCGATTTGTGATTCACCCAGGTCGGCGGTCTTGGCTTCCAACTTCAGCGTGCCATCGGCGAAGGTGAAGTCGACCCCCCGGCTGTCCAGGTCCGTCACAATCGCGGCTTGGCGGAGAGCAGCGAACAGAGGCCCGACGACCACATCGATCTGAATCGCGTTTTCTCGCTGGGGCAAAACCTGACGCCAGTTCGGATAGCGACCTTCGACCAATCGGCTGCTGATGACCGCTCGAGGGGTCCGAATCAGCAGGTCGTTTCCGCGTGAAGCGACCTCCACGAAATCGTCCTTGTCGCTGAGGGCTCGTTCGATCAAACCGATCGCTCGTGTCGGCACGATGGTGGTCATGCCGCTGGTGGCGTGCCCGCCAACCGATTCACCGGTGCCTTCCATCCGGGCCAATCGCCGGCCATCGGTCCCCACGGCGATGACGGAATTTTCTTCCATCTCCAGCAGCACGCCGCCGAGGGCGTAGCGGCTGCTTTCCGAGTCGGTCGCGAACACGGTCCGGCGGAGCATTTCGCGAAAAGTGCGAGTGCTGATTTGGTGGTACTTCGACTCGTCGAATTCGTGGACGCTGGGGAATTCATCAGGGTTGTTTCCGGGCAAGCGGAACTTGCTGCGGCTGCCCGAAATCTTGATTCCGGCTTCATCGGTTTCGATGGTGATCGTTTCGTCGTTGCTCTCTCTCAGAATCGGTCCGGTGCGAGCCACTGGCAGCAGAGCCGTGCCCTCGGTTTCGACCTCGATCCCCTCGGTCACATCCAACCGAATTCCGACCTCTTGGTCGGTCGCCATCAACGTGATTCTGTCGCCAGCGGCGGTCACTTTGACGTTCTGCAAAATCTCCTTCGGCGACCGGCTCGGAGCAATCGATGCTGCGAGGACGAAAGCGTTG includes these proteins:
- the hisF gene encoding imidazole glycerol phosphate synthase subunit HisF, which gives rise to MLSARVIPCLDVHGGRVVKGTNFVNLRDAGDPVEVARRYEAEGADELVFLDITASHEERAILLDVVRRTAEQVFMPLTVGGGVRTVEDVRALLSAGCDKVSINSAAVTNPDFIRQAADRFGRQCIVVNIDPKRVQKDGEEFWEVHINGGRKPTGLQAVEWAKRVEELGAGEIVLTSMDADGTCDGYDIPITRAVSEAVRIPVVASGGAGHPDHLVEAIRDGKADAVLAASIFHFGTHPIGKTKQHMAEAGIPVRMPAEPFAT
- a CDS encoding DUF721 domain-containing protein, giving the protein MIAMGQPPQSSGGESGRGASSPKRRPPKLVEEKPSGPRKIGSLVSQLMSRRGYASVGAESALTGTIKSAVDASIASSFRVGKLQRGVLMIYAVDSVVMQELTFQKRRILKKLAKEHPQAKILDLRFKVQAE
- the dnaN gene encoding DNA polymerase III subunit beta, producing MKITCQRDILANAFVLAASIAPSRSPKEILQNVKVTAAGDRITLMATDQEVGIRLDVTEGIEVETEGTALLPVARTGPILRESNDETITIETDEAGIKISGSRSKFRLPGNNPDEFPSVHEFDESKYHQISTRTFREMLRRTVFATDSESSRYALGGVLLEMEENSVIAVGTDGRRLARMEGTGESVGGHATSGMTTIVPTRAIGLIERALSDKDDFVEVASRGNDLLIRTPRAVISSRLVEGRYPNWRQVLPQRENAIQIDVVVGPLFAALRQAAIVTDLDSRGVDFTFADGTLKLEAKTADLGESQIELPIAYDGEPITLTMDHRYLADFCKVMDNESTVVMEIESAKSPALMQTDDGYAYVIMPMARDR